The Streptomyces sp. NBC_01142 genome has a window encoding:
- a CDS encoding transposase, whose product MDVSARTSPPPHGPRSGEVLGELSHELFASLRRRDQRQRGEQYVRGLLTARGRKSVRNIAAAVGHPEAEQNLHHFIADSTWDWQPIRAALALQLEQMAPSMAWVVEPLPIPKAGQHSVGVGRRLHPQLGHMFRGQEAFGLWFATPHMSMPVNWRLFLPDTWVRDPERRDRASVPDEIRPETRDECAAAVVLEAVRQWQLPPRPVVIDGRGAGLQAVVQRFAAAQVPVLVRVTPSALFSVADAALPGYGAGALPAQRILQSVQGLRRPVQYADPDPVPVARSVLAAAVPVELPAQHGGRARPLRPLRLLGEWHDPQRPPARLWLTDAHRVPVPTLLRMTKLPRRVAADLAVAGEASGLRDYAGRSFDGWHRHITLASVAHSVAVLAALGYEEPFSAPELSA is encoded by the coding sequence ATGGATGTGTCCGCCCGCACCAGCCCGCCCCCACACGGCCCCAGAAGCGGAGAGGTACTCGGAGAGCTGAGCCATGAGCTCTTCGCCTCCCTGCGCCGTCGCGACCAGCGGCAGCGGGGCGAGCAGTACGTACGAGGGCTGCTCACCGCCCGAGGGCGCAAATCGGTGCGCAACATAGCAGCCGCCGTGGGGCATCCCGAAGCGGAACAGAATCTGCACCACTTCATCGCCGACTCGACCTGGGACTGGCAGCCGATCCGGGCGGCACTGGCGCTCCAGCTGGAACAGATGGCGCCGTCCATGGCCTGGGTGGTGGAGCCACTGCCCATTCCGAAGGCCGGTCAGCACTCGGTGGGCGTGGGCCGCAGGCTCCACCCTCAGCTGGGCCATATGTTCCGCGGGCAGGAGGCGTTCGGGCTGTGGTTCGCCACGCCCCATATGAGCATGCCCGTCAACTGGCGTCTGTTCCTGCCCGACACATGGGTACGGGACCCCGAGCGCCGCGACCGGGCTTCGGTACCCGACGAGATCCGTCCAGAGACGCGCGACGAGTGCGCGGCCGCCGTGGTGCTCGAAGCCGTACGCCAATGGCAACTGCCGCCCCGACCCGTGGTGATCGACGGGCGCGGGGCCGGCTTACAGGCCGTCGTGCAGCGCTTCGCCGCGGCACAGGTGCCGGTGCTGGTACGGGTCACCCCGTCCGCCCTGTTCTCCGTCGCCGACGCGGCCCTGCCCGGATACGGGGCCGGGGCGCTCCCGGCGCAGCGCATCCTGCAGTCGGTGCAGGGACTGCGGCGGCCGGTCCAGTACGCGGATCCGGACCCGGTGCCCGTCGCGCGCTCCGTGCTGGCCGCTGCCGTACCGGTGGAGCTGCCGGCACAGCACGGCGGGCGGGCACGGCCGTTGCGGCCGTTGCGGCTGCTGGGAGAGTGGCACGATCCGCAGCGCCCGCCGGCCCGGCTGTGGCTGACCGACGCCCATCGCGTGCCGGTGCCGACTCTGCTGCGGATGACGAAGCTGCCGCGCAGGGTGGCCGCGGATCTGGCGGTCGCCGGGGAGGCGTCGGGGCTGCGGGACTACGCGGGCCGTTCGTTCGACGGCTGGCACCGCCACATCACCCTCGCATCGGTGGCGCACTCGGTCGCGGTGCTCGCCGCGCTCGGCTACGAGGAACCCTTCTCCGCACCGGAGCTGTCGGCCTGA